The Enhydrobacter sp. sequence CGGCGCCTTCTTCCTTGCCATGATCCCCGGCCGACGCTGGCTCGCCGCCCGCGACTACCGGATCGGCATCGGCACGCTCGTTCCCGCGGGCTTCGCCATCGGCTTCCTGGCCGGCATCGTCGTCTCCACCGGACCGCTCAGCGTGCCGCTCTTCAGCGCGTACGGGCTCGCGAAGGGCGCCTTCATCGCCACCGAAGCCGCGGGCTCGCTCGCGCTCCACTTGTCCAAGGCTGCGACCTTCCGCACCCTCGGCGCCTTGCCGGCCGACATCATCGTGAAGGGCCTGATCAGCGGCGCGGCGGTGATGGCGGGCACCTACATCGCCCGTCTGCTTGTCGAACGGCTGCGCCTTGCGACTTTCCAGAACCTGCTCGACGGCGTGATGCTGATCTCGGGCGCGACGCTGATCTGGGACGGGCTGCGCTAGCCCGGCCGCACGCCCAGCAGCAGAAGCGCGGCTGACAGCGTGAAGATGCTGGCAGCCGTCGAGAGGACGACGACGTTGGTCGCGAGCCCCACGCCGGTGCGATAGAGCTGTGCCACCAGGTAGACGTTGGCGCCGGCCGGCATCGCGGCGTTCAGCGTCGCCACGGTGAGCCAGAGCGGGTCGAGGGCGAACACGTACCGCCCGGCGAGCCAGACCATGAGCGGC is a genomic window containing:
- a CDS encoding sulfite exporter TauE/SafE family protein; this translates as MTYALVLVVGAAAGVVSGIVGTGATVILLPVLVFAFGPLEAVPIMAIVALMSNLAKITAWWREVDWRATAAYALGGIPGAALGAHTLLNLPPSVIDLALGAFFLAMIPGRRWLAARDYRIGIGTLVPAGFAIGFLAGIVVSTGPLSVPLFSAYGLAKGAFIATEAAGSLALHLSKAATFRTLGALPADIIVKGLISGAAVMAGTYIARLLVERLRLATFQNLLDGVMLISGATLIWDGLR